The following coding sequences lie in one Syngnathoides biaculeatus isolate LvHL_M chromosome 16, ASM1980259v1, whole genome shotgun sequence genomic window:
- the baiap3 gene encoding BAI1-associated protein 3 isoform X1 has protein sequence MTTLLDLKSSVLRQVQRSQSLRTRRESPPAAGSPLGHCPEPLARRISEESMEFFERMNTILQKQESMLQAGQAECQRGACTVPPPQEHVDQAFIHDRISRTELDLIYEEVVYTVVNRVGVPSSEHVTSDEELFAYLRKVFDMGEEEHDIILQKVQESKRATFSLRASVLKAKNLLAKDANGYSDPYCMLGILEGQSPRESEEKKERKFSFRKRKDKLEKRSSTKEALPARCIQVTEVKPETLNPVWDEHFVFEVDDVHSDLLHLDIWDHDDDVSVAEACKKLNEVSGLRGMGRYFKQIAKSVRANGSSSSGSEENADDFLGCINISLNEIPVGGFDTWFKLEPRSSASKVQGECHLILKLFTSQRDTTLSKKESNLSIHKKLLCKIVEHEHAHVKREPYNWNGQVSPPAWTVLTHHAVQTDLTRLQQAIIRWQCYSGHHRTQRVCYSLLLRLLRAIDAEWDPPSVRGDLERQLSDSFRLYTEHCLCLMKNMRQVFPCTSAAAVTRYELMLRGIGYMQNMRAFKSVCPLRNELHLDITSAVKKGTSEWYESLIAQYKPEDGSLEEQLKKMVVVVDAVCADMQRAQNIYNKLFYSAVKVDFFSVTYRQLEKLVADDVNVAMERLCGTLEQESSRLTQTMGETVFELFVSLKSLKGFREFLPLKDAKMLALTVFHNWFKSSIHKFLQIVHDRSCDRICKAVDTDKMEALQQAKHSSSALEVTSCFRQVRDIWLQLAWPDSAGAFIFVTRLTDNFCSEAVYYSEMLTRKIERSQLSRDHKSFIVQLCVALNDVEHVRVFLGHLPRDLDWLGVERAMEESCGAEGKEQVFKALNGQLFNMDLDLQREAKHLLAMLTDKMVPELRRCIQHISLSPDSIHNDDAVAPLMKYLQDTAVILADTLLKDNLTRVLQSLWELLLRMILDSVTENRGVQVEFYNRFQYTVETLLQFLQENGLSPEDMKTGDYKALDEELKLNKCSSFELIEQYYLEKISLQKTLKHTRFGRISVKCYYDAPEQRLTVEILHAADIMALDANGLSDPFVIVELCPHHLFPLAKSQRTQVKLKTLHPVFDELFYFHVSPEQYRHRFACLTFTVMDYDWLSTNDFAGEAVAPLSDFCWPGRPNATPAGKSVQPFILHLSRSKPSEKPIMRMLDARAGDREAQEFVRRLKEIEKSMEEE, from the exons ATGACGACGCTGCTGGACCTGAAGAGTAGCGTCTTGCGGCAGGTGCAAAGGAGCCAGTCGCTGAGGACTCGCAGGGAGTCGCCGCCCGCTGCCGGCAGCCCCCTTGGCCACTGCCCAGAGCCCTTAGCCCGAAG GATTTCTGAGGAGAGCATGGAGTTCTTTGAGCGTATGAACACCATTCTGCAGAAACAGGAGAGCATGCTGCAGGCCGGCCAGGCTGAG TGCCAAAGAGGAGcctgcaccgtgccgccgcccCAAGAACACGTGGACCAGGCCTTTATCCACGATAGAATCAGCAGGACCGAG CTGGACTTGATCTACGAGGAGGTCGTGTACACCGTGGTCAACCGAGTGGGGGTGCCCTCATCAGAACACGTGACGAGTGACGAAGAGTTGTTTGCTTACCTTCGGAAG GTGTTTGATATGGGTGAGGAGGAGCACGACATCATACTTCAAAAAGTGCAAGAATCCAAA AGAGCCACTTTTTCCTTGAGAGCGTCTGTCTTGAAAGCCAAGAATCTGCTGGCGAAGGATGCCAATG GCTACAGCGACCCTTACTGCATGCTGGGAATCCTGGAGGGCCAGAGCCCGAGGGAGTccgaggagaagaaggagaggaaGTTCAGCTTCAGGAAAAGGAAGGACAAGCTGGAGAAACGCTCCAGCACCAAGGAGGCACTTCCGGCCAGGTGCATCCAGGTGACCGAGGTCAAGCCCGAGACCCTCAACCCGGTCTGGGACGAGCACTTTGTCTT TGAAGTGGATGACGTCCACAGTGACTTGCTACATTTGGACATTTG ggATCACGATGACGACGTCTCGGTGGCCGAGGCCTGCAAAAAGCTCAATGAAGTCAGCGGACTTAGAGGAATGGGAag ATATTTTAAGCAGATTGCAAAATCAGTGCGTGCCAACGGATCGTCGTCGTCCGGCTCAGAGGAGAATGCCGACGACTTCCTGGGATGCATCAACATCtctttaaat GAGATTCCCGTCGGCGGCTTCGACACTTGGTTCAAACTGGAGCCTCGCTCGAGCGCCTCCAAAGTGCAGGGCGAATGTCACCTGATACTGAAGCTGTTCACAAGCCAG AGAGACACGACGCTGTCGAAAAAAGAATCCAACTTGTCCATCCACAAGAAACTGTTGTGTAAGATTGTTGAGCATGAGCACGCTCATGTCAAG CGTGAGCCGTACAACTGGAACGGGCAGGTCAGCCCCCCGGCGTGGACGGTGCTGACTCACCATGCTGTGCAGACGGATCTCACCCGTCTCCAGCAGGCCATAAT TCGCTGGCAGTGCTACAGCGGGCATCATCGAACCCAGCGGGTGTGCTACTCCCTGCTGCTGCGCCTCCTGAGGGCCATCGATGCAGAGTGGGACCCTCCCTCTGTGAGGGGAGACCTG GAGAGGCAGCTGTCAGACAGCTTCAGGCTGTACACAGAGCACTGCCTGTGCCTGATGAAGAACATGCGGCAGGTTTTCCCCTGCACCAGCGCTGCCGCCGTCACGCGCTACGAGCTCATGCTGAG AGGGATCGGCTACATGCAGAACATGCGGGCGTTCAAGAGCGTTTGCCCCTTGCGTAACGAGCTGCACTTGGACATCACATCCGCCGTGAAG AAAGGAACCTCTGAGTGGTACGAGAGCTTAATCGCGCAGTACAAGCCAGAAGACGGG TCTCTGGAGGAGCAGCTGAAAAAGATGGTCGTGGTGGTGGACGCCGTCTGCGCAGACATGCAGAGAGCTCAGAATATCTACAACAAACTCTTCTACAG CGCGGTCAAAGTGGATTTCTTCAGCGTGACCTACAGGCAGCTGGAAAAGCTG GTGGCCGATGATGTCAACGTGGCCATGGAGAGGCTTTGCGGCACTCTGGAGCAGGAAAGTTCCAGACTGACGCAGACGATGGGCGAGACCGTCTTTGAGCTTTTCGTGTCCCTGAAGAGCCTCAAAGGCTTCCGGGAGTTTCTTCCCCTCAA AGACGCAAAGATGTTGGCCTTGACGGTGTTCCACAACTGGTTCAAGTCGTCCATTCACAAGTTCCTGCAGATTGTTCACGACAGGTCATGTGACAGGATCTGCAAAGCGGTGGACACGGACAAG ATGGAAGCGTTGCAGCAGGCCAAGCACAGCTCCTCGGCGCTGGAAGTGACGTCCTGCTTCCGACAAGTCCGAGACATCTGGCTCCAGCTGGCCTGGCCGGACTCCGCGGGCGCTTTCATCTTCGTCACCCGCTTGACAGAC AACTTTTGCAGCGAGGCTGTGTACTACTCGGAGATGCTGACGCGCaagattgagaggagccagctgAGCCGGGACCACAAGAGCTTCATAGTGCAG CTGTGCGTGGCCCTCAACGACGTGGAGCACGTACGCGTCTTCCTGGGTCACCTGCCCCGCGACCTGGACTGGCTCGGGGTGGAGCGCGCCATGGAGGAGTCGTGCGGCGCCGAGGGCAAGGAGCAGGTGTTCAAGGCGCTCAACGGGCAGCTTTTCAACATGGACCTGGACCTGCAGAGGGAAGCCAAGCACCTCCTCGCGATGCTCACGGACAAG ATGGTCCCCGAATTGCGGCGCTGCATCCAGCACATCAGCTTGTCTCCCGACTCCATCCACAACGACGAC GCCGTGGCCCCCCTCATGAAGTACCTGCAGGACACGGCGGTCATCCTCGCGGACACGTTGCTGAAGGACAACCTCACCCG GGTTCTGCAGAGCCTGTGGGAGCTGCTCCTGCGCATGATCCTGGACTCGGTCACAGAGAACCGCGGCGTTCAGGTGGAGTTCTACAACCGCTTCCAGTACACGGTGGAG ACCTTATTGCAATTCCTTCAAGAAAACGGTCTGTCCCCTGAAGATATGAAGACCGGAGACTACAAG GCCCTGGACGAGGAGTTGAAGCTGAACAAATGTTCCTCCTTCGAATTGATCGAACAGTACTACCTGGAAAAGATCTCCCTGCAG AAAACCCTCAAACATACCCGCTTCGGTCGGATCAGCGTCAAGTGCTACTACGACGCTCCGGAGCAGAGGCTGACCGTAGAGATCCTGCACGCCGCCGACATCATGGCGCTGGACGCGAACG GCCTGAGCGACCCGTTCGTCATCGTGGAGCTGTGTCCGCACCACCTCTTCCCGTTGGCCAAGAGCCAGCGCACGCAGGTGAAGCTGAAGACGCTGCACCCCGTGTTCGATGAGCTCTTCTACTT CCACGTGAGTCCCGAGCAGTACAGGCACAGATTCGCCTGCCTGACCTTCACCGTGATGGACTACGACTGGCTGTCCACCAACGACTTCGCCGGCGAGGCCGTGGCCCCGCTCAGCGACTTCTGCTGGCCGGGGAGGCCCAACGCCACGCCGGCCGGCAAGAGCGTGCAGCCCTTCATCCTCCATCTGTCGCGCAGCAAACCCAGCG AGAAGCCGATCATGCGGATGCTGGACGCTCGGGCGGGCGACAGGGAGGCTCAGGAGTTTGTCCGCAGGCTGAAGGAGATTGAGAAGTCCATGGAGGaggagtaa
- the baiap3 gene encoding BAI1-associated protein 3 isoform X2, giving the protein MTTLLDLKSSVLRQVQRSQSLRTRRESPPAAGSPLGHCPEPLARRISEESMEFFERMNTILQKQESMLQAGQAECQRGACTVPPPQEHVDQAFIHDRISRTELDLIYEEVVYTVVNRVGVPSSEHVTSDEELFAYLRKVFDMGEEEHDIILQKVQESKRATFSLRASVLKAKNLLAKDANGYSDPYCMLGILEGQSPRESEEKKERKFSFRKRKDKLEKRSSTKEALPARCIQVTEVKPETLNPVWDEHFVFEVDDVHSDLLHLDIWDHDDDVSVAEACKKLNEVSGLRGMGRYFKQIAKSVRANGSSSSGSEENADDFLGCINISLNEIPVGGFDTWFKLEPRSSASKVQGECHLILKLFTSQRDTTLSKKESNLSIHKKLLCKIVEHEHAHVKREPYNWNGQVSPPAWTVLTHHAVQTDLTRLQQAIIRWQCYSGHHRTQRVCYSLLLRLLRAIDAEWDPPSVRGDLERQLSDSFRLYTEHCLCLMKNMRQVFPCTSAAAVTRYELMLRGIGYMQNMRAFKSVCPLRNELHLDITSAVKKGTSEWYESLIAQYKPEDGSLEEQLKKMVVVVDAVCADMQRAQNIYNKLFYSAVKVDFFSVTYRQLEKLVADDVNVAMERLCGTLEQESSRLTQTMGETVFELFVSLKSLKGFREFLPLKDAKMLALTVFHNWFKSSIHKFLQIVHDRSCDRICKAVDTDKMEALQQAKHSSSALEVTSCFRQVRDIWLQLAWPDSAGAFIFVTRLTDNFCSEAVYYSEMLTRKIERSQLSRDHKSFIVQTCFFSFDLLCASTLSFSLSLPLSFFLFFPPSALLLLLLASRLAVRGPQRRGARTRLPGSPAPRPGLARGGARHGGVVRRRGQGAGVQGAQRAAFQHGPGPAEGSQAPPRDAHGQDGPRIAALHPAHQLVSRLHPQRRRRGPPHEVPAGHGGHPRGHVAEGQPHPGSAEPVGAAPAHDPGLGHREPRRSGGVLQPLPVHGGDLIAIPSRKRSVP; this is encoded by the exons ATGACGACGCTGCTGGACCTGAAGAGTAGCGTCTTGCGGCAGGTGCAAAGGAGCCAGTCGCTGAGGACTCGCAGGGAGTCGCCGCCCGCTGCCGGCAGCCCCCTTGGCCACTGCCCAGAGCCCTTAGCCCGAAG GATTTCTGAGGAGAGCATGGAGTTCTTTGAGCGTATGAACACCATTCTGCAGAAACAGGAGAGCATGCTGCAGGCCGGCCAGGCTGAG TGCCAAAGAGGAGcctgcaccgtgccgccgcccCAAGAACACGTGGACCAGGCCTTTATCCACGATAGAATCAGCAGGACCGAG CTGGACTTGATCTACGAGGAGGTCGTGTACACCGTGGTCAACCGAGTGGGGGTGCCCTCATCAGAACACGTGACGAGTGACGAAGAGTTGTTTGCTTACCTTCGGAAG GTGTTTGATATGGGTGAGGAGGAGCACGACATCATACTTCAAAAAGTGCAAGAATCCAAA AGAGCCACTTTTTCCTTGAGAGCGTCTGTCTTGAAAGCCAAGAATCTGCTGGCGAAGGATGCCAATG GCTACAGCGACCCTTACTGCATGCTGGGAATCCTGGAGGGCCAGAGCCCGAGGGAGTccgaggagaagaaggagaggaaGTTCAGCTTCAGGAAAAGGAAGGACAAGCTGGAGAAACGCTCCAGCACCAAGGAGGCACTTCCGGCCAGGTGCATCCAGGTGACCGAGGTCAAGCCCGAGACCCTCAACCCGGTCTGGGACGAGCACTTTGTCTT TGAAGTGGATGACGTCCACAGTGACTTGCTACATTTGGACATTTG ggATCACGATGACGACGTCTCGGTGGCCGAGGCCTGCAAAAAGCTCAATGAAGTCAGCGGACTTAGAGGAATGGGAag ATATTTTAAGCAGATTGCAAAATCAGTGCGTGCCAACGGATCGTCGTCGTCCGGCTCAGAGGAGAATGCCGACGACTTCCTGGGATGCATCAACATCtctttaaat GAGATTCCCGTCGGCGGCTTCGACACTTGGTTCAAACTGGAGCCTCGCTCGAGCGCCTCCAAAGTGCAGGGCGAATGTCACCTGATACTGAAGCTGTTCACAAGCCAG AGAGACACGACGCTGTCGAAAAAAGAATCCAACTTGTCCATCCACAAGAAACTGTTGTGTAAGATTGTTGAGCATGAGCACGCTCATGTCAAG CGTGAGCCGTACAACTGGAACGGGCAGGTCAGCCCCCCGGCGTGGACGGTGCTGACTCACCATGCTGTGCAGACGGATCTCACCCGTCTCCAGCAGGCCATAAT TCGCTGGCAGTGCTACAGCGGGCATCATCGAACCCAGCGGGTGTGCTACTCCCTGCTGCTGCGCCTCCTGAGGGCCATCGATGCAGAGTGGGACCCTCCCTCTGTGAGGGGAGACCTG GAGAGGCAGCTGTCAGACAGCTTCAGGCTGTACACAGAGCACTGCCTGTGCCTGATGAAGAACATGCGGCAGGTTTTCCCCTGCACCAGCGCTGCCGCCGTCACGCGCTACGAGCTCATGCTGAG AGGGATCGGCTACATGCAGAACATGCGGGCGTTCAAGAGCGTTTGCCCCTTGCGTAACGAGCTGCACTTGGACATCACATCCGCCGTGAAG AAAGGAACCTCTGAGTGGTACGAGAGCTTAATCGCGCAGTACAAGCCAGAAGACGGG TCTCTGGAGGAGCAGCTGAAAAAGATGGTCGTGGTGGTGGACGCCGTCTGCGCAGACATGCAGAGAGCTCAGAATATCTACAACAAACTCTTCTACAG CGCGGTCAAAGTGGATTTCTTCAGCGTGACCTACAGGCAGCTGGAAAAGCTG GTGGCCGATGATGTCAACGTGGCCATGGAGAGGCTTTGCGGCACTCTGGAGCAGGAAAGTTCCAGACTGACGCAGACGATGGGCGAGACCGTCTTTGAGCTTTTCGTGTCCCTGAAGAGCCTCAAAGGCTTCCGGGAGTTTCTTCCCCTCAA AGACGCAAAGATGTTGGCCTTGACGGTGTTCCACAACTGGTTCAAGTCGTCCATTCACAAGTTCCTGCAGATTGTTCACGACAGGTCATGTGACAGGATCTGCAAAGCGGTGGACACGGACAAG ATGGAAGCGTTGCAGCAGGCCAAGCACAGCTCCTCGGCGCTGGAAGTGACGTCCTGCTTCCGACAAGTCCGAGACATCTGGCTCCAGCTGGCCTGGCCGGACTCCGCGGGCGCTTTCATCTTCGTCACCCGCTTGACAGAC AACTTTTGCAGCGAGGCTGTGTACTACTCGGAGATGCTGACGCGCaagattgagaggagccagctgAGCCGGGACCACAAGAGCTTCATAGTGCAG ACCTGCTTCTTTTCCTTCGACCTTCTCTGCGCCtccactctctctttctctctctctctccctctctctttctttctctttttccctCCTTCTGCGCTCCTCCTCCTACTCCTCGCTTCCCGCTTAGCTGTGCGTGGCCCTCAACGACGTGGAGCACGTACGCGTCTTCCTGGGTCACCTGCCCCGCGACCTGGACTGGCTCGGGGTGGAGCGCGCCATGGAGGAGTCGTGCGGCGCCGAGGGCAAGGAGCAGGTGTTCAAGGCGCTCAACGGGCAGCTTTTCAACATGGACCTGGACCTGCAGAGGGAAGCCAAGCACCTCCTCGCGATGCTCACGGACAAG ATGGTCCCCGAATTGCGGCGCTGCATCCAGCACATCAGCTTGTCTCCCGACTCCATCCACAACGACGAC GCCGTGGCCCCCCTCATGAAGTACCTGCAGGACACGGCGGTCATCCTCGCGGACACGTTGCTGAAGGACAACCTCACCCG GGTTCTGCAGAGCCTGTGGGAGCTGCTCCTGCGCATGATCCTGGACTCGGTCACAGAGAACCGCGGCGTTCAGGTGGAGTTCTACAACCGCTTCCAGTACACGGTGGAG ACCTTATTGCAATTCCTTCAAGAAAACGGTCTGTCCCCTGA